The sequence GGCGTGTCATAGCAACAGTTACAACTTGGACATGATGACCAACTCCATGGCAGGTGGCTACGACGGGCTTAGCGGCCACCACGTACCTCACATGTCCCCGAGCCCCGGGTCCACGTACATGGCCAGCTGTCCGGCAACGTCCAACGGGGAATACGGTGGACCGGACAGTAGCAGCAGCCCTGTGCCCTCGTCCCCGGCTATGGCCAGTGCGTTGGACGGTCACGGTCATTCTCCATATGCCAGTACCTCCGGACACTGGGCGTCTCCCGGCGGCTCCCCGTACATCAAGCAGCAGCCTCTGGCCTCCAGCAGCCCGGCGTCCTCTGGGCTACACTCTGGTATGTCCCCCTACTCCCTGGAGCAGAGCTACCTCCACCAGAACGCCAGGGACACCGCCGATATCTCAGGTAATAAACGTTGTGTAAATCAAGTCCTAACACGTTAATAAATAGATGTGAAATGTCATGCGTAATTGCAGGTTGACAATTTACTTGCTCTTTGGTCAGTCATGCTGTTTTCTGGAGGCTAAAAACACAACTTTACGCAATGCGTAATAGCCTATAAAATTGCTAaatttgtttttgtgaaaattatAGTTGGCCTACCTTATAGACAATATTCCGAACATCTTATAGACGGTCTTTTAGACAATCTCCTACATGCAGAACCAAATGTAGTCTAGTTGAATATCATTAACAGTTACAACTTTGATATGTGTGACGCAGATGAATCAAAACTTTGGCAAATAAAATAATTTGACTAATATAAAAGTGAGTTGTTGCGACCTAAATATGTAATGACTTGCATTTGTAATACATCTATACAACTATGTCTCTTAATGCATTTTCGATGTAATGTTATATTCATagaatttaattttttttaaatgactggTTCACGTGGATGCATCTCCTTCACATTGCAGGTTGTGTTATGGCAAAATAGCTTCCCAATGTTATGGGTTAAAATAATTGTATTGTATTTCTGATTATTAGTTTGCAACTATATTCTGTTGTGGAACTGAGGAAACAATTTGAATGACATAGGCCGAAATAATCCTATTTTGAGGGACTCAAAGACACAAATATGCATGCATTATTATAAGGACAATTCAGACGAGGTGGGAAATATAAGAGCAACCACAGCTTCTTACAACGGAAATGAAAAAAATAGTTGAAAACTGTTCTTGAATATATAGGCTAGGCCTTGGGAAAAAAAATAATGTATGGGGCTGCGTTCTTGTTTACATAAATGTTTGGATAGGAGCTCGACGCAATGGGCCATAATGAAAACTGTAGCCACATTATACGCATTGCTCCGTAGGCCAGTTGACCACTTGTAATTTAGTTCATGTTCATCTTGTTTAAAATGCTTATAATTTATCGAGGCTTTAACAAAAGTCCAAGGGATTTCTGAGAGCGGAATTATTCCTTCTAAAGCCTCGGGGGTTACCTAAACAAAGGCTGTGCGAGTCGGACCACACTGAAGAAGAGGATTTAAACAAGCGCATAGGCCTATACCTACCCACAGGAGACTCCAAGCCTTGTTAAACTTTACGCGACTTCTTGTAACTATTTAGAGGATAAGCTGTTATCTGTGCTAGCGGGGTCTAACACGCCTGGTGACGACTGTCAATCACGGCGGGTGTGTTGTCTCTGAAAATGGTGCGCAAAGGCTGCAGCGGGAGTCAGGACCATCAGGATAAATGCCTGCAGTCTCGAGGAGAGAAAACACCGCACACTGCGGGTACAGGCGTCACATCTGGAGTCCTTATGAACTTGATGAGGATCAcgctctctgtcactctcccgCTTTCCTTCTCCTCACTCTCACTCTGACAGTGTAGCTGTCCTGATATATACATACCTATCTATGACAGGACCTATGTTCTTATTTTACCGATTCAATTATTTGTCTGAAAATAATTTTAGGCCGTAAGGCCTATAATTATGATGAATTAGCACGTGTGATGTTGCTACTGCAGATCTCgaggataaacagtgtaatgtGTCTATATGGCCCTCAGGAGAAATTGACAATCAAGGAGGGAAAACATAAGCACCCTGACCTAATTAATATTTCATACCTCTTTGTGAACGATATGGAGGCCAATTGGTGTAGAAAAGCACTGAAATATAACGAGGCTGTTTGATTATTATATGCCTATCAAATCACTCTTAACTTCAGTCTAACCAGATCATGTTAAGTTAAAGACTAAACATTCTCTAGGTCAAATATCTGTGTACACATACTACAACAGTCACAAATGAGAGGGGCTCACGCAAAATATGTGCACCAACTCAACTAAATTAAACAAACATTAGAGATGCTAGCATTGAGAATGCAGAGATTCAGAAGTCAAGTCATGATAGTGGTTTCCGTTTGGCTGATGTTTTAATTAAAGGAGACTGCTGCTCGAATGTATATTTAGCTCAGCATGAGCAGAGGCTACATGTCTAGGGTCTATGCATCTAATTTGCACACATCCAAATAACATATTGTATACAGTGAATTAATTGCATGGTTCAATTTAAATAATTCTGAAGAGGAAATAGGCATAACACACGCAGTTTCTTTGGATTGATTGTTTTAGTGGCATTCTCCTGAAATGGAAATACTGCGGAAAAGGACATTATTTGACCTATTCTCAAAAGGCCAGCAAATCCCTGTTTATTCAGCAATTAATAATGTATTACAGGTcaacataacataatataacatagcCTAGTAAGATAACAAATGTCCCTACCGTGATCGATTAGGTTTAATCTATAGATTCACTGAGAGTGATATCTTATTTATTCGCGTGGTGTTATGGGACTACGTCTCCGCATTGTTTACTGGCCAAATTATTGGATGATGTGTCAATTTCAAACCTTAAAATGTATATAAGAAAAATAGGCTACATAATACACTGAATAGTATAACATATGTTTTACACATAGTCAATGTAATGCATAAACGTCAGAGTGTTATTATCCTATATTCTGAAAGAAAAcggtttgtttgttgttgttgaaaagtCAAGCATTTACAATATATAAATATTTCTGAATAATACTAATATTTCTGACTGCTCCTCTATGCCACACACGAGTATGTAAAAACAATTCTATAAACTTAGGAGGGGAGAAGAACTGTATTGTTCATATATTTTGaagagcttctctctctctctctctctctctctctctctctctctctctgtcaattcaattcaattcaatgtatctctctctctctctctctctctctctctctctctctctctctctctctctctcagtggggATCCCTCGCTACCAAAGCCACTCCTCGCCCGTGGTCGACAGGAAGGATTTTGTCCTGAATTTTAACGGCATCTCTTCGTTCCATCCCTCAGCCAGTGGATcgtactatcatcatcatcaccatcaccaccatcaccaaagCCTTTGTCAAGACGTCAAACCGTGCGTGATGTGAGCAGGAAATGTAGTGCGCGTAAAGGCCCAAACTGTGCTCTGGAGATGAGAATGAACACAAAATAGAGCAATTTAAACTGATTCTATACATGTCTGGCGACAGTTTAAACCCAAATAAATGGCCTGTCATCTTTCTGATGAGATCGAACAATGGGGACAGTAGCCTATTTTTGAGAGTCTGGAAAAACTTCTCGAGTCAGGATATATTTTCAGTGGCATTCGTCGTCTTGATTGGTCTAAATGAAGGACAGTATATTATGCACTAACTGTTTCTGAAGTGAaggacccactgggcacagatgtcagttcaacctctaatttttatttacatttgtttGAGTTGTCAACTATTGTGAACTCAACGGGAAATCCCCCCAAAAATCACCATGTCATTGGGTTCAGGTTAAAAGTTAGGGGGGGAAAGACAAAACCCAcagggcacagacgtcaattcaacgtctattccatgttggttcaactTCATTTCATTgacatgatgtggaaacaacgttgattcaaccagtgcgtGCTCAGTGGGAATGCCCTTATGTTGATTACTTTTTGCCAATCCAATAGGGTTTCCACGTTGATTCGACGTCAtcacatagatttttttttttgggttgaaatgatgtggaaacaacgttcaacccgtttttgcccagtgggaaagCACAAACGCTTATGACAATGAAACCACTTTGCCTTATTCTGTTCTCTATTGGCCAACCTTTTCTTCTTCAAAAGAAGTTTCAAAACGATTTTAATTATGTGTTTGCTGTCATTACTTGTGCAAACAAATAGCCTATATTTTATGTAACTAGGCCTCTGTTCTGATCTATAAAAGTACATGCACATACACAATGCTTTTTATAACAAAAATTGCAACAAATTTGCACTTATTGTATACCCTTTTTGAGATTAGCTTCATTTTCCTCGTTGTAAAGTGTTTCAATAAAGCTGATATATTTTCCGCTATACCTGCCTGCTTGTCTCTCAGAAATATAGCATGCTAATTATAGGCTAATCATTGGAATTTACTATTATTATAGGCCTATTATCTTTGTTGATAATTTATGGTTATTTGTGATTCATAATAGATTTGAGTCCGTGTAAATTTGATTATTTGGCATTCACAGGCATACCTTTAATAACCAAATTCAACGTCTTTTTTTTGGGATGATAACACTTTGTAACGTAAAAAACGTGCTTAAAGAAGGTGAAGCAAAGGTAAATCAAAAGCGTGGATTCTAGGTAAATTTGAAAACAATCCCATTTAATAACTAGATATAAATGTTGTGGAAAACGAATGATCCTTTGAAGAGAAGCATTGTGTACTTTGAGCCACGGGGATAATTATGTAAGGATTTTTATCTTATGGTATAGTAAGAATGGGGGGAAATGAAATAAGGCGACGGATACACAACTCGCTGCATGTCTTTATCGTAGACAGTGAGTTGCATTATCAATATTTACCCATAGACTTCGTGAGATCAAAGGCAGCTGGTGTTTAATACAATCTAATGTACTTTTTCCGAATACTTGGTGAGTGTTATGTAGAGTAGGCCTAGGTAATTTCTATTTACGTAGGCTTACAACAGTTTAGATTGTTTACAAACTCGACTGACGACGTTGGCGACTTAGGAATTGCCATGTTTTGTGTTGTCTCATTGCGCCATCTACAGCCTGGGCCAGCCTGCCTGGTTCTACAACGGAAAGTCTTCCGCGTCACCAGACCTCTACCCCCCGGCCTCGTAGCAGATTTTTCAGGATTGCAAACTTTTTAAGAACTTGTAAACAAACGAGCTGCAGAGGGCCACATTTATGGAGATGTGACCGCACAGTGTTTTTAGAACTGCAGTAAACAGAACACACGTATAGAGTAAGAAGCTGTTTTTTTGTTGAGAAAAACagattagagagagacagaggggcagagagagagagagagagatagaggggagctggGGGAAATACCCGAAACATTCTCACAAAGATGCACGGTGGAGAAAGCTCCCCGCCATTTCCAGGTTGCTATAAttctaatagttcgcctaatttcagtttatatgatacaacaagcaagtatagtgtagagattcattgtaccatctaaatcactgtgaaatatattgtcAATAACCAaacatattgtattttcagctcttTGAAGCtgatgtacaaaactgaaagtaaaataagcaaaaacaaaacttaaaaacgggaagcatagaaatagtgcacatagaacagatatactgcctcttagacttgctttcaatgagaatgatagATCTATAACTCACCCTTTCTATATGAATTTTGTAGGGTCACcagaaaagttgcatattgcagctttaagtggGTAAATTATTTGAGTTTTCTGTTTGTGTACAAATATATCAACATCAACGATAACAATACAATAGCAGCAGATTTGGGATGCTCattctgtctatgtctctgtctttctcgctcTCACTGGTCTGTGGTCTCTGTGATAGTTACAATTCATGTTGAATAAAACTGCAAAGAGAAACACTcatgcacgcacgtacacacgtacacacacacacacacacacacacacacacacacacacacacacacacacacacacacacacacacacacacacacacacacacacacacacacacacacacacacacctcatcacaGTTCATTCATCAGCTCCAAAAATATACCTTTTTCGGTTGGATATATTATGATGGGTTTGGTTGCTCCACTGCTGATTGAGGCCTACTTTTAAGGTGGAAGACTGAAATAAATGGACTATGGCTCCATCTAGTGGCCATCCTACCAGCTTGagatcaaatcatcaaatcaaattgtattcatTACATGCttaataaacaacaggtgtggactaacagtgaaatgcttacttatgggaccttcccaacaatgcagtgagaaagaaaatagagaaagaaaagaaaagcaAAACACGTAATAATTAAAGTAATAatagatacacaatgagtaatgataacttggctatatgcactgggtaccagtacagagtcaatgtgcaggggtgcaaggtcattgaggtagatatgtacaaacaactaggaataaagtgacagatagtaaatagtagcagcagcgtatgtgatgagtcaaaaatgttagtgcaaaaagggtcaatgcagattgtTAAATAGTTTACCAAATATAGTAGTTAATAGTttaccacctggttaaataaaggtgaaataaaataaataaataaaaatatctgCCCAAACTAACTATTTGcagtcttatggattgggggtagaagctgttcagggtcctgttggttcaaGACTTCCCATGCAGTAGCGGAGAGAACAGTTTATGCCTTGGGTAGCTGGAATCTTTGAACATTTCTAGGGCcatcctctgacaccgcttggtatagaggtcctggatagccgGGAGCTCGACCccattgatgtactgggccttaagCACTACCTTCTGTAGCACCTTGCAATTGTTAGCCAGCATACAAAATGGTGATGCAGTCAGTCAAGATGAGctatttgaggatctgagggcccaggccaaatcttttcagtctccagaAGGGAAAGAGGCattgtcgtaccctcttcacaactgtgttggtgtgtttggaccatgatagatacttagtgatgtggacatctCAGTgatgtgaacagggagtacaggaggggactaagcacccctgaggggcccccatgttgagggtcagcatagCGATGTATTGTTGCCTAACCTTACCACCAGGGGGACGTCTGTCAggaggtccaggatccagttgcagagggaggtgttcattcacagagtccttagcttagtgatgagcttggagggcactatggtgttgatagctgagctgtagtcaattaacagcattctcctgtaggtgttccttttgtccaagtgggaaagggaagagtggagtgcaataaagattgcatcatctgtggatctgttgggacggtatacgtattggagtgggtccagagtgtctgggataatggtgttgatgtgagccattaccagcctttcaaagcatttcatggcttcAGATTTGAGTGCTacgggcagtagtcatttagacaggttaccttggcgttcttggtaCCAGGGActctggtggtctgcttgaaacatttaggtattacagactgggtcaggaagagtctgaaaatgtcagtgaagacacttgccagctggttagCCCTGCTGCCTTATGAATATGAACCTGTTTAATATTTTCATGtatgagttccaaatatctctaactgtCCCCCCCCCAGTGTGAGTTGTTCTATGCGCATGATGAATGCACACAcggttccaaaatgtgattgttaagcaacaggacagttaacccGTGCTGCTCTCAAACCAAGGCACATCAATTGCAAATGATTTTCAAACAGGTTTTATTTAACAACAGCAAGCACTTCCCCAGTCTCTTTCTTTTACTAGTGTCAGGAGGGGTATACTTCTAAGAAAGCTAGAAGGAAACTAAGATGTGGTGTCAAACTGTATTCACATTCCAGCCAGGCCTACAATGGTAGATATTACTCGTCAGCCTGCCGctaactctagcaggcttgtaactgcAC is a genomic window of Oncorhynchus nerka isolate Pitt River linkage group LG24, Oner_Uvic_2.0, whole genome shotgun sequence containing:
- the LOC115108607 gene encoding forkhead box protein F2-like; the protein is MTTETSQQQLDQPPPLRSSPASGVLHPAMISPQASMDSSSTGAKGKKASSGLRRPEKPPYSYIALIVMAIQSSPTKRLTLSEIYQFLQARFPFFRGSYQGWKNSVRHNLSLNECFIKLPKGLGRPGKGHYWTIDPASEFMFEEGSFRRRPRGFRRKCQALKPMYRMMNGIGFGTSILPQSFEFQAPGSLACHSNSYNLDMMTNSMAGGYDGLSGHHVPHMSPSPGSTYMASCPATSNGEYGGPDSSSSPVPSSPAMASALDGHGHSPYASTSGHWASPGGSPYIKQQPLASSSPASSGLHSGMSPYSLEQSYLHQNARDTADISVGIPRYQSHSSPVVDRKDFVLNFNGISSFHPSASGSYYHHHHHHHHHQSLCQDVKPCVM